The Methanobrevibacter oralis genomic sequence TTTTTGTAATGTCATCATGACAATTTTGGGCAGTGCCCAATAATATGCTAAAGAATAATTTAAGAAAAAAATCAATAAGTTAATCAAAAATTAGAAAGATTTAAAAAGAAATAAAGAACACAAAAAACTAGTATTAAAACCAATCACAGTTTTCACAAACACAACATAAAACACAAAAAGAATCAAAGAAAAAGAAAAAAAACTAAAATATGACCAAGAGCTAACAAATTGACAGTGCCCTATCCATTACATTGGACATCTATATATAATGATTATCCAACTTATTGGACAGTTCATGTGTTTATTAATTAATCTTAAATTTCTAATGATAACAAATTTTTAATAGTAATAAATAGATAAATAAAACTACTTATTTTTATTAATTAAATTGTGATGATTAAATGAATGATTTAGAAGAAATTGTTTATAAACATGCTTTATTAAATGCAGCTAAGCATAAAGGAAGTGCAAATCCTGGAGCAGTTATAGGTTCAATCATGTCTCAAGAACCTGATTTAAGAAGCAAAGCTAAAGAAATTGGGCCAATGGCTGGTAAAATTGTAGCTAAAGTAAATTCATTATCTTTAGATGAACAAAAAGAAGAAATGGAAAAATTCAATCTTGAGGTTAAAACACAAAAACAAGTTAAAGAAGTTGGACTTCAAGAGCTTCCTGGAACTCATGAAAATATTGTTTTACGTTTTGCTCCAAATCCTAGTGGACCTTTGCATATTGGACATACTCGTGCAGCTGTTCCTAATGCAGAGTATGTTAAAAGACATGATGGTAAATTAATCTTAAGAATTGAAGATACAGATCCTAAAAGAGTATTTGAACCTGCTTATGAGATGATTCCTGAGGATTTAGAATGGTTGGGAATTCATCCAGATGAGATTGTATATCAATCTGATAGATTTGAGATTTATTATGATTATGCGCGCCATTTAATTGAAAAAGGTGCAGCTTACATGTGTACTTGTGATGGAGCTACTTTTAAAGAACTTAAAGATGATTGTAAAGCTTGTCCTTGTCGTAGCAATAGCGTTAATGAAAATCTTGAATTATGGGAAAAATTTGATACTATGGAAGCTGGTGAAGCAGTATTAAGACTAAAAACGGATATCCAACATAAAAACCCAGCTATTCGTGATTGGGTGGCTATGAGGTTAGTTGATGAAAAACATCCTCGTTTAGGTAATAAGTACAGAATATATCCTATGATGAACTTTTCTGTTGCTTTAGATGATCATTTAATGGGTATGACTCATGTTTTAAGAGGAAAAGACCATCTAGCTAATAGTGAAAAACAAAAATACTTATATAATCATATGGGTTGGGATGTTCCAGAATTTATCCACTATGGTAGA encodes the following:
- a CDS encoding glutamate--tRNA ligase, with the translated sequence MNDLEEIVYKHALLNAAKHKGSANPGAVIGSIMSQEPDLRSKAKEIGPMAGKIVAKVNSLSLDEQKEEMEKFNLEVKTQKQVKEVGLQELPGTHENIVLRFAPNPSGPLHIGHTRAAVPNAEYVKRHDGKLILRIEDTDPKRVFEPAYEMIPEDLEWLGIHPDEIVYQSDRFEIYYDYARHLIEKGAAYMCTCDGATFKELKDDCKACPCRSNSVNENLELWEKFDTMEAGEAVLRLKTDIQHKNPAIRDWVAMRLVDEKHPRLGNKYRIYPMMNFSVALDDHLMGMTHVLRGKDHLANSEKQKYLYNHMGWDVPEFIHYGRLKMEDITLSTSKALAGIEEGIYSGWDDPRLGTLRAVARRGINPKAIYDLITEIGVKMADSAISWKKIYGLNRNLLEPIANRYFFVENPILVNVNGYEAGSVVIERPLHADYLDRGNRLLTFDGSAYLAFNDLNDGVVRLMDAVNAEVSGNKLTYHSATFEDARDIKAKIIQWVPSNENVNVKIVMDDASLKRGLGEIALRDLKVGDIVQFERIGFARLDEIKDDELIFYFAHK